In Lemur catta isolate mLemCat1 chromosome 1, mLemCat1.pri, whole genome shotgun sequence, one DNA window encodes the following:
- the KEAP1 gene encoding kelch-like ECH-associated protein 1, which yields MQPEPRPSGAGARSRFLPLNSKCPKGAGDTVMYASTECKAEVTPSQHGNRTFSYTLEDHTKQAFGIMNELRLSQQLCDVTLQVKYEDAPAAQFMAHKVVLASSSPVFKAMFTNGLREQGMEVVSIEGIHPKVMERLIEFAYTASISVGEKCVLHVMNGAVMYQIDSVVRACSDFLVQQLDPSNAIGIANFAEQIGCTELHQRAREYIYMHFGEVAKQEEFFNLSHCQLVTLISRDDLNVRCESEVFHACINWVKYDCEQRRFYIQALLRAVRCHSLTPHFLQMQLQKCEILQSDSRCKDYLVKIFQELTLHKPTQVMPCRAPKVGRLIYTAGGYFRQSLSYLEAYNPSDGTWLRLADLQVPRSGLAGCVVGGLLYAVGGRNNSPDGNTDSSALDCYNPMTNQWSPCAPMSVPRNRIGVGVIDGHIYAVGGSHGCIHHNSVERYEPERDEWHLVAPMLTRRIGVGVAVLNRLLYAVGGFDGTNRLNSAECYYPERNEWRMITPMNTIRSGAGICVLHNCIYAAGGYDGQDQLNSVERYDVETETWTFVAPMKHRRSALGITVHQGRIYVLGGYDGHTFLDSVECYDPDTDTWSEVTCMTSGRSGVGVAVTMEPCRKQINQQNCTC from the exons ATGCAGCCAGAACCCAGGCCTAGCGGGGCTGGGGCCCGCAGCCGATTCCTGCCCCTGAATTCAAAGTGCCCCAAGGGGGCAGGGGACACGGTGATGTACGCCTCCACTGAGTGCAAGGCTGAGGTGACGCCCTCCCAGCATGGCAACCGTACCTTCAGCTACACGCTGGAGGACCACACCAAACAGGCCTTTGGCATCATGAATGAATTGCGGCTTAGCCAGCAGCTGTGTGATGTCACCCTGCAGGTCAAGTATGAGGACGCACCGGCTGCCCAGTTCATGGCCCACAAGGTGGTGCTGGCCTCATCCAGTCCCGTGTTCAAGGCCATGTTCACCAACGGGCTGCGGGAGCAGGGCATGGAGGTGGTGTCCATCGAGGGCATCCACCCCAAGGTCATGGAGCGCCTCATCGAGTTCGCCTACACCGCCTCCATCTCCGTGGGTGAGAAGTGTGTGCTCCACGTCATGAATGGTGCTGTCATGTACCAGATTGACAGTGTCGTCCGTGCCTGCAGTGACTTCCTGGTGCAGCAGCTGGACCCCAGCAATGCCATTGGCATCGCCAACTTTGCTGAGCAGATCGGCTGTACCGAGCTGCACCAGCGTGCCCGGGAGTACATCTACATGCACTTCGGGGAG GTAGCCAAGCAAGAGGAGTTCTTCAACCTGTCTCACTGCCAGCTAGTGACCCTCATCAGCCGAGACGACCTGAACGTGCGCTGCGAGTCCGAGGTCTTCCACGCCTGCATCAACTGGGTCAAGTACGACTGTGAGCAGCGGCGCTTCTACATCCAGGCGCTGCTCCGAGCCGTGCGCTGCCACTCGCTGACCCCGCATTTCCTGCAGATGCAACTGCAAAAGTGCGAGATCCTGCAGTCAGACTCCCGCTGCAAAGACTACCTGGTGAAGATCTTCCAGGAGCTCACCCTGCACAAGCCCACGCAGGTGATGCCGTGCCGGGCGCCCAAGGTGGGCCGGCTCATCTACACGGCGGGCGGCTACTTCCGCCAGTCCCTTAGCTACCTGGAAGCCTACAACCCTAGCGATGGCACTTGGCTCCGGCTGGCGGACCTGCAGGTGCCACGCAGCGGCCTGGCCGGCTGCGTGGTGGGCGGGCTGTTGTACGCAGTGGGCGGCCGGAACAACTCGCCGGATGGCAACACCGACTCCAGCGCCCTGGACTGCTACAACCCCATGACCAATCAGTGGTCCCCCTGCGCCCCCATGAGCGTGCCACGCAACCGCATTGGGGTTGGCGTCATCGATGGGCACATCTATGCAGTCGGCGGCTCCCATGGCTGCATCCACCACAACAGTGTGGAGAG GTATGAGCCAGAGCGGGACGAGTGGCACTTGGTGGCCCCGATGCTGACACGAAGGATCGGGGTGGGAGTGGCTGTCCTCAACCGTCTCCTTTATGCTGTTGGTGGCTTTGATGGGACGAACCGCCTTAACTCGGCAGAGTGCTACTACCCAGAGAGGAATGAGTGGCGGATGATCACACCCATGAACACCATCCGAagtggggcag GCATCTGTGTCCTGCACAACTGTATCTATGCTGCGGGAGGGTACGACGGTCAGGACCAGCTGAACAGCGTGGAGCGCTATGATGTGGAAACAGAGACGTGGACTTTTGTAGCCCCCATGAAACATCGGCGAAGTGCCCTGGGGATCACCGTGCACCAGGGAAGAATCTATGTCCTCG GAGGCTATGATGGTCACACATTCCTGGACAGCGTGGAGTGTTACGACCCAGACACAGACACTTGGAGCGAGGTGACCTGCATGACGTCTGGCAGGAGTGGGGTAGGCGTCGCTGTCACCATGGAACCCTGCCGGAAGCAGATCAACCAGCAGAACTGTACCTGTTGA